One window of Bacillus alkalicellulosilyticus genomic DNA carries:
- a CDS encoding twin-arginine translocase TatA/TatE family subunit, whose protein sequence is MGIGSIGIPGLILILVIALVVFGPKKLPEIGNAFGKTLSEFKKGTKEITDSLEESYKEDVKKKEV, encoded by the coding sequence ATGGGTATTGGTTCAATTGGGATTCCAGGGTTAATTTTAATTTTAGTAATTGCACTTGTGGTGTTTGGTCCAAAGAAGCTTCCGGAAATCGGGAATGCATTCGGGAAAACATTATCGGAATTTAAAAAAGGAACAAAGGAAATTACGGATAGTTTAGAAGAGTCATATAAAGAAGATGTGAAAAAGAAAGAAGTATAA
- the tatC gene encoding twin-arginine translocase subunit TatC produces the protein MDTTSSMPIIDHLEELRKRIIVTGLAFFTFFILSFVYVKDIYQFLIRDVDYKLTILSPVDVIWAYMMISAVVALTLTVPLIAYQLWKYISPGMKPAEKSASLFYIPVFLLLFILGLCFGFYIIFPIVMNFLLTMVDGQFETMFTVDRYFKFMFSLTVPLALLFELPAVVLFLTKIGLITPNLLVRTRKYAYFLLIVISVLITPPDFLSDVLVIIPLLLLYEVSITLSRIIYRKMN, from the coding sequence ATGGATACAACATCATCCATGCCGATTATTGACCATCTAGAGGAATTACGAAAGCGAATCATTGTAACGGGCTTGGCGTTCTTTACTTTCTTTATTCTATCTTTCGTCTATGTGAAAGACATTTACCAGTTTCTTATAAGAGATGTCGATTATAAACTTACGATTCTAAGTCCAGTCGATGTAATCTGGGCCTATATGATGATTTCGGCAGTTGTGGCACTTACGTTAACAGTGCCACTCATTGCCTATCAGCTTTGGAAGTACATTTCACCCGGAATGAAGCCAGCAGAGAAAAGTGCGAGTCTTTTCTATATTCCTGTGTTTCTTCTATTGTTTATTCTCGGTTTATGTTTTGGATTTTATATCATCTTTCCGATTGTAATGAATTTTTTATTAACAATGGTCGATGGTCAATTTGAAACGATGTTTACGGTAGACCGTTACTTTAAATTTATGTTTTCGTTAACTGTTCCTTTGGCGCTTTTGTTCGAACTCCCTGCAGTAGTTCTGTTTTTAACTAAAATCGGATTGATTACACCGAACCTCCTCGTTCGCACGAGAAAGTATGCGTACTTCTTACTCATTGTTATTTCGGTTTTAATTACGCCACCCGATTTTCTCTCCGACGTACTTGTGATTATCCCCCTCTTACTTCTTTATGAAGTAAGCATTACCCTCTCACGAATTATCTATCGAAAGATGAATTGA
- a CDS encoding nuclease-related domain-containing protein has product MILKPREEPLELKVLKLLQRRKSLSEKDKVSLVRLEKGFQGEKQLDLLLQNTQLDNILLCNLLLETHQTTYEIDTLFITSSTLYLFEVKTFEGDYLVEGDRWSMLNHKEIKNPILQVKRTESLFRRLLQDLGYNTHIVSNLTFMNPEFYLYQAPTTLPIIFPNQLKRFITKLEQQHSFIENRHLRLAEKLMDLHLDVSPYVRLPQYTFDQLTKGIQCRSCGSLIGPKLEHNLIVCKECRSTEKVDDAVLRSVEEFKVLFPDEKVTRNKIREWCKIIESKKMMRRILNKHFSLNNNGRSAYYT; this is encoded by the coding sequence ATGATACTAAAGCCACGCGAAGAACCACTCGAATTAAAAGTTCTAAAGCTATTACAACGAAGAAAATCCCTTTCTGAGAAAGACAAAGTTTCTCTTGTACGGCTTGAAAAAGGTTTTCAAGGCGAAAAACAACTTGACCTCTTACTGCAAAATACTCAATTAGATAATATTCTCCTATGCAACCTCTTGCTAGAAACCCACCAAACTACTTACGAAATCGATACTCTTTTTATTACTTCATCTACTTTATATCTTTTTGAGGTGAAAACGTTCGAAGGAGACTATTTGGTCGAAGGCGATAGGTGGTCAATGTTAAATCACAAAGAAATTAAAAATCCCATACTTCAAGTTAAAAGAACAGAATCGTTGTTCCGTCGCCTCCTCCAAGACCTCGGCTATAATACCCACATCGTAAGTAACCTTACTTTTATGAATCCCGAATTTTACTTATACCAAGCCCCAACCACTCTCCCAATTATTTTTCCTAACCAATTAAAACGGTTTATTACAAAACTAGAGCAACAGCATTCCTTCATTGAAAACCGTCATTTACGCTTAGCTGAAAAACTGATGGATCTTCACTTAGATGTATCCCCCTATGTCCGATTACCACAATATACTTTTGACCAATTGACCAAGGGTATCCAATGCCGTTCTTGCGGGTCACTTATTGGTCCAAAACTAGAGCACAATTTAATTGTCTGCAAGGAATGTAGGTCTACTGAAAAAGTGGATGATGCTGTGTTACGCAGTGTAGAGGAATTTAAAGTTTTATTCCCTGACGAAAAAGTAACTAGGAATAAGATTCGAGAGTGGTGCAAAATAATAGAATCCAAGAAAATGATGCGAAGAATTTTAAACAAGCACTTCAGTTTAAATAATAATGGTAGAAGCGCTTATTACACATAA
- a CDS encoding CopG family transcriptional regulator, with protein sequence MAETEKITVNMNVVDLGKVDLLVEQGFYSNRTDFIKTSIRNQLSTHDKQIDVVVTEKSFLLGVSRYDRKMLEGFLQKNKRMDINVVGMFVLDEDVDLELARKTIRSVKVFGVFKANAQIKQYFS encoded by the coding sequence TTGGCTGAGACAGAGAAAATAACAGTTAATATGAATGTTGTTGATTTAGGAAAAGTTGATTTACTCGTGGAACAAGGGTTTTATTCTAACCGTACAGACTTCATAAAAACATCGATTCGTAATCAACTATCCACTCATGATAAACAAATTGATGTTGTGGTGACGGAAAAATCGTTCTTACTTGGTGTTAGTCGATATGATAGAAAGATGCTTGAAGGCTTCCTTCAAAAAAATAAGAGAATGGATATTAATGTTGTAGGAATGTTTGTTTTGGATGAGGATGTGGATTTGGAGTTAGCAAGAAAAACCATTAGGTCAGTAAAGGTCTTTGGGGTGTTTAAAGCGAACGCACAGATAAAGCAATATTTCAGTTAA
- a CDS encoding TetR/AcrR family transcriptional regulator: MDGFQRRREQKKTNILEAALALFMEYGIQKVSISEIAQKANVSQVTIYNYFESKHNLIHEVFIYYVDQASSEFEKIVFSDLPFPEKAKQIIFSKKEVSTQINTEFYSYLMAEYSAGEKHIEQIYAEKAIPYLLHLFEEGKEQGYIDPTLSNEAILFYIKMLKEYIQQEHIYSKILPLTEDITKIFFFGLMGNQKKD; the protein is encoded by the coding sequence ATGGACGGGTTTCAACGACGGAGAGAACAGAAAAAAACAAATATCCTAGAGGCCGCATTAGCCCTCTTTATGGAATATGGAATTCAAAAAGTATCGATTTCAGAAATAGCTCAAAAAGCAAATGTCTCCCAAGTAACGATTTACAATTATTTTGAAAGCAAACATAACTTGATTCATGAAGTATTTATCTATTATGTAGATCAGGCCTCGAGCGAGTTTGAAAAAATCGTATTCAGTGACCTTCCATTTCCCGAGAAAGCAAAACAAATCATCTTTAGTAAAAAAGAAGTATCCACTCAAATCAACACTGAATTTTATAGTTACTTAATGGCTGAATATTCGGCCGGGGAAAAACATATAGAACAAATATATGCAGAAAAAGCAATTCCTTATCTTCTACATCTGTTTGAAGAAGGGAAAGAACAAGGATATATCGACCCGACATTATCTAATGAGGCGATTTTGTTTTATATCAAAATGCTAAAGGAATACATTCAACAGGAACACATTTATTCAAAAATCCTACCACTGACCGAAGACATCACAAAGATATTCTTTTTCGGGCTGATGGGGAATCAGAAAAAAGACTAA
- a CDS encoding ABC transporter ATP-binding protein, which yields MTILQTVNVTKTFGKVAALSGVDMEVNSGEVYGFIGPNGAGKSTTIRILLGILKASGGEAKVFGLDAWKDAVDIHKRVAYVPGDVNLWPNLTGGEVIDLFMKLRGASNKKRREELIERFNFDPSKKCRTYSKGNRQKVALVAAFAAEADLYILDEPTSGLDPLMEKVFQDCVLEAKNEGKSILLSSHILSEVERLCDRVGIIRQGKIIESGTLQELRHLTRTNLIIETKQAVPSLAEVKGVHDIVKGEQSLSFQVDSEELDAVMRLVSQYGLIKLESTPPTLEDLFMRHYESDRGES from the coding sequence ATGACCATTTTACAAACCGTAAATGTAACAAAAACGTTTGGAAAGGTTGCAGCGTTATCTGGTGTGGACATGGAAGTGAACAGTGGAGAAGTATATGGATTTATTGGTCCAAACGGGGCAGGTAAGTCAACGACTATTCGAATTTTACTTGGAATATTGAAGGCTTCTGGTGGAGAAGCAAAGGTCTTTGGGTTAGATGCTTGGAAGGACGCAGTTGACATTCATAAACGGGTAGCGTATGTTCCAGGCGATGTTAATTTATGGCCAAACTTAACTGGCGGAGAAGTCATTGATTTATTTATGAAATTGCGTGGTGCTTCCAATAAAAAACGTCGGGAGGAATTAATTGAAAGGTTTAATTTTGATCCATCTAAAAAGTGCCGAACATATTCAAAGGGAAACAGGCAAAAGGTAGCTTTAGTCGCTGCATTTGCTGCTGAAGCAGATTTATATATATTGGATGAACCAACGTCAGGTCTTGATCCATTAATGGAAAAAGTATTTCAAGATTGTGTATTAGAAGCTAAAAATGAAGGAAAAAGCATATTGCTTTCAAGTCACATTTTATCAGAAGTTGAACGGTTATGTGACCGTGTTGGGATTATCAGACAAGGCAAAATTATTGAATCGGGGACGTTACAAGAATTACGACATCTCACGAGAACGAACTTGATAATAGAAACGAAGCAAGCTGTTCCATCACTAGCCGAAGTGAAGGGAGTTCATGATATCGTTAAAGGTGAACAATCCCTTTCTTTTCAAGTGGATTCCGAGGAATTGGATGCTGTTATGCGACTTGTTAGCCAATATGGACTCATTAAGCTAGAAAGTACACCACCTACATTAGAGGATTTGTTTATGCGTCACTATGAGAGTGATAGGGGTGAATCGTAA
- a CDS encoding ABC transporter permease, producing the protein MWKQLFNQTGMMTQFVMRRDRIRLPIWLLSLTLLTFIITVSFTNLYQNEQERQAIAETMKNPAMTAMLGQGYGLDNYTLGAMMAHQMLLFTAIAVAIMSILLVTRHTRVDEEEGRVELVRSLPVGRLANVGATIIVFTGANVVLALVTGFGLYALQIESMDLNGSLLYGAALGATGLFFMAVTVLFAQLCENSRGTIGFSFAFLGLAYLIRAVGDVSQETLSWFSPLGWIIGTEVYVTNYWWPIWLTIGASLVLIFIALYLNSIRDLEASFFRSKPGRIHASALLLHPIGLALRLQRTSIIAWAIGMVVLGVSYGSVFGDLETFFSSNEVLVEMLAGVEGVSLTEQFLTMLSAVISMICTIPALLFMLKLKGEEKRQRTEHLLSRAVSRTSVIGSYLGISLVFGTLMLLFAIVGLWSAASAVMKDPISLGTMLQAGIIYIPAIAVMVGMAVVFIGFFPQLTSVVWIYLAYSFFVVYLGNMLQMPEWMAKLSPFGYVPQLPVEEMNLVSTSILVIVAITLIVLGCIGYQKRDIEG; encoded by the coding sequence ATGTGGAAGCAACTCTTTAATCAAACGGGTATGATGACGCAATTTGTGATGCGACGAGATCGCATTCGTCTTCCGATTTGGTTGCTCTCCTTGACCTTATTGACCTTTATCATTACAGTTTCATTTACAAACTTGTATCAAAATGAACAAGAAAGACAGGCGATTGCGGAAACCATGAAAAATCCTGCTATGACAGCGATGTTAGGACAGGGTTATGGTCTGGATAATTATACACTAGGAGCGATGATGGCTCATCAAATGTTGCTTTTTACAGCGATTGCTGTCGCGATTATGTCCATTTTATTAGTTACAAGGCATACAAGAGTAGATGAAGAGGAAGGTCGGGTTGAACTTGTTCGTTCCCTTCCTGTTGGTAGATTGGCTAATGTGGGCGCAACAATTATTGTTTTCACTGGGGCCAATGTCGTACTTGCTTTAGTCACGGGGTTTGGGTTATATGCGTTACAAATTGAAAGTATGGATTTAAATGGTTCGCTCCTATATGGAGCTGCTTTAGGAGCAACGGGATTATTTTTTATGGCAGTCACTGTGTTATTTGCTCAATTATGCGAGAATTCCAGAGGGACCATTGGTTTTTCATTTGCTTTTCTTGGGTTGGCCTATCTTATCCGTGCTGTAGGTGATGTCAGTCAAGAAACTCTGTCGTGGTTTTCACCTTTAGGTTGGATTATAGGGACTGAAGTGTATGTGACAAATTATTGGTGGCCAATTTGGTTAACGATCGGTGCTTCACTGGTCCTAATTTTTATAGCATTGTACCTTAATTCTATTCGAGATTTAGAAGCGAGTTTTTTCCGGTCTAAGCCAGGTCGTATCCATGCATCTGCCTTGTTGCTGCATCCTATAGGTCTTGCACTTAGGTTGCAACGCACCAGTATTATAGCATGGGCCATTGGTATGGTTGTTTTAGGAGTCTCTTATGGTTCAGTGTTTGGGGATTTAGAGACCTTTTTTTCTAGTAATGAAGTATTAGTTGAAATGTTGGCTGGGGTTGAAGGTGTTTCCTTAACGGAACAGTTTTTGACGATGCTAAGCGCAGTTATTTCAATGATTTGTACGATTCCCGCTTTATTATTCATGCTAAAACTTAAAGGAGAAGAAAAAAGGCAACGAACCGAGCATCTCCTTTCCCGAGCAGTTTCTCGTACATCAGTTATAGGGAGTTACTTAGGAATATCGCTCGTCTTTGGAACGTTGATGTTATTGTTTGCGATAGTGGGATTGTGGTCTGCTGCTTCAGCGGTAATGAAAGACCCAATATCATTGGGAACGATGCTACAAGCAGGAATAATTTATATTCCGGCTATTGCAGTGATGGTAGGAATGGCAGTTGTATTTATCGGCTTTTTTCCTCAACTGACAAGTGTAGTATGGATTTACCTTGCGTATTCCTTCTTTGTTGTTTATTTAGGAAATATGTTACAAATGCCAGAATGGATGGCTAAGCTTTCTCCATTTGGGTATGTTCCTCAACTTCCAGTAGAAGAAATGAATCTAGTCTCCACTTCAATTCTAGTGATAGTGGCTATCACGCTCATTGTCCTTGGTTGTATCGGATATCAAAAAAGAGATATTGAAGGGTAA
- a CDS encoding AAA family ATPase has protein sequence MKKGNGMNPTPFIFTFNNLDVKEVPNYYEYGFVIEGIKTKLVEELGIDFTLYADDETSDELFEVLEEDIKDEKREVTFISHLFDGLETSTISSNHTDKKLELIVKPRILNSLYYYSTYKVALAKVTIFQNEYQNEYSFVLAESNESMVTFLQYVLQRKREYHKNYVTVFTDTDDGIERTTEKITTLVSREDVILEEGLKKEIYRSIDQFFKDDGHFFTTNHIPYKRGILLYGKPGNGKTTLVKSIATSIEAPVVYWQITEHTSSYTIREVFSSIAKMTPMTLVVEDIDSMPKEVRSVFLNILDGSTSKEGIFIIGTTNYPEKIDPALINRSGRFDRAYELKLPTLEMRKSYLLRKKVNQFITDEEVERLVANTESFSFAQINELYTSIALQCHYEGKVDLDAICKDLQKDNKKSKTSKWDSEQDSKVGFF, from the coding sequence ATGAAGAAAGGAAATGGAATGAATCCTACACCATTTATTTTTACGTTTAACAACTTAGATGTAAAAGAAGTTCCTAATTATTATGAGTATGGCTTTGTGATTGAAGGAATTAAAACAAAGCTAGTTGAAGAACTAGGAATTGACTTTACGTTGTATGCGGATGACGAAACATCTGATGAATTATTTGAAGTACTAGAAGAAGATATAAAAGATGAGAAGAGAGAGGTTACCTTTATTTCGCACCTGTTTGATGGGTTGGAAACGTCTACGATTTCATCCAACCATACTGATAAAAAATTAGAACTTATTGTCAAACCAAGAATCTTAAATTCTCTTTATTACTACTCTACGTATAAAGTAGCACTTGCAAAGGTCACTATATTCCAAAATGAGTATCAAAATGAATATAGTTTTGTTCTCGCTGAATCGAATGAGTCAATGGTCACCTTTCTTCAGTATGTCTTACAAAGAAAGCGGGAATACCACAAAAATTATGTGACTGTTTTTACAGATACAGATGATGGGATTGAACGGACAACTGAGAAAATTACAACTCTCGTTTCTCGAGAGGATGTCATTCTTGAAGAAGGTTTGAAGAAGGAAATTTACCGTTCGATCGACCAATTTTTTAAAGATGACGGCCATTTTTTCACGACGAATCATATTCCTTATAAGCGTGGGATTCTTCTGTACGGAAAACCAGGAAACGGGAAAACCACATTAGTGAAGTCGATTGCCACGAGTATTGAGGCGCCCGTCGTCTACTGGCAAATTACAGAACACACATCGAGCTATACAATCCGTGAAGTGTTTAGCTCAATTGCTAAAATGACGCCAATGACGCTTGTGGTTGAAGATATTGATTCAATGCCTAAAGAAGTTCGTTCAGTATTCTTAAACATTCTCGATGGGTCCACATCAAAAGAAGGAATATTTATCATTGGTACTACGAATTACCCCGAGAAAATAGACCCAGCCCTTATTAACCGGTCAGGACGATTTGACCGAGCGTATGAGTTAAAGCTACCTACACTAGAGATGAGGAAAAGTTACTTATTAAGAAAAAAAGTAAACCAGTTTATTACGGATGAAGAAGTAGAACGACTCGTAGCTAATACAGAGAGTTTCTCATTTGCTCAGATAAATGAGTTATATACATCAATTGCTCTTCAATGTCATTACGAAGGTAAGGTCGACCTAGATGCTATCTGTAAAGATTTACAGAAGGATAATAAAAAAAGCAAAACTTCAAAATGGGATTCAGAGCAGGATTCAAAGGTAGGTTTCTTCTAA
- a CDS encoding FAD-binding protein has product MTERNWAGNYKYNAVRLHMPEKTDQIQQIVTKSKTVKVLGTRHSFNGIADTTDDLISLGKLNQVLQLHRERQTVTVEGGITYSELGKYLHRNGFALRNMASLPHISVAGACATATHGSGDQNKVLSSSVRGMELITAEGDVVQFSDEDMNSVAVGLGGLGVVTKVTLDVIPTFQMRQDVYENLPLATLHDHLNAIFSSAYSVSLFTDWKEEIFNQVWIKHQLTDQKMYHPKKEFFGASPALANVHPVPGHATENCTEQMGVNGHWHERLPHFRMEFTPSSGKELQSEYIIPRSHAYEALCSLAQLKEIMAPLLYICEVRSIAEDQLWMSPCYNQESIAIHFTWKDDWKSVQKLLPTIEQQLQPYQARPHWGKLFTMTPQYVQSAYPRLPQFQQLLHQYDPTGKFRNAFLNTYLFS; this is encoded by the coding sequence ATGACAGAACGGAACTGGGCAGGAAACTATAAATATAATGCGGTCAGGTTACACATGCCTGAAAAGACAGATCAAATTCAGCAGATTGTGACAAAGAGCAAGACGGTAAAAGTCTTGGGTACTCGTCATTCGTTTAATGGCATTGCAGATACAACAGATGACTTGATTTCACTTGGAAAACTGAATCAAGTGTTGCAGTTACATCGTGAACGTCAAACCGTTACGGTTGAAGGCGGAATAACTTATAGCGAGCTTGGAAAGTATCTTCATCGAAACGGATTTGCGCTGCGAAACATGGCGTCGTTGCCACACATCTCTGTAGCGGGAGCGTGTGCAACGGCAACTCATGGCTCAGGTGACCAAAATAAGGTACTTTCTAGTTCGGTTCGTGGAATGGAGCTTATAACTGCTGAGGGGGATGTCGTTCAATTTTCGGATGAAGATATGAATAGTGTAGCAGTTGGGCTTGGTGGTCTTGGGGTAGTTACGAAGGTAACGTTGGATGTCATTCCTACGTTTCAAATGAGACAAGATGTGTATGAAAATCTTCCGCTTGCCACTCTTCATGATCATCTCAATGCTATTTTTTCGAGTGCCTATAGTGTTAGCTTATTTACAGACTGGAAAGAAGAAATCTTTAATCAAGTGTGGATTAAGCATCAACTGACTGATCAAAAAATGTATCATCCTAAAAAAGAATTTTTTGGTGCTAGTCCAGCCTTAGCGAATGTTCATCCTGTTCCAGGACATGCCACGGAAAACTGTACGGAACAAATGGGAGTTAATGGCCATTGGCATGAGCGCTTGCCACACTTTCGCATGGAGTTCACCCCAAGTAGTGGCAAAGAGTTACAAAGTGAATATATCATTCCGCGGAGCCACGCCTATGAAGCACTTTGTTCCTTGGCCCAACTAAAAGAGATAATGGCTCCATTGCTTTATATTTGTGAAGTTCGGAGCATTGCAGAAGACCAATTATGGATGAGCCCGTGCTATAACCAGGAATCAATTGCAATCCATTTTACATGGAAGGATGATTGGAAATCAGTTCAAAAGTTGTTACCAACCATCGAACAACAATTGCAACCGTATCAAGCGCGTCCACATTGGGGGAAGTTATTTACGATGACTCCTCAATATGTTCAATCAGCTTATCCAAGACTACCACAGTTTCAGCAATTGCTTCACCAATACGACCCAACAGGAAAGTTTCGTAATGCATTCTTAAATACCTATTTATTTAGCTAA
- a CDS encoding glutathione peroxidase, with product MSVYNYSAVAMNGREVSLEEYKGKVLLIVNTAGQCGFTYQYQDLQKLNDRYKDKGFVILGFPCNQFDNQEPDSDERIQSKCMLNYGVTFPLFKKINVRDENIHPLFDYLSHSKPFEGFNQFHPVSKILLPLINDKHPEYLVDDFSIKWNFTKFLIDSNGNVNKRFECTTDIIDLELDIEKLLEAIPV from the coding sequence ATGAGTGTTTATAACTATTCAGCAGTTGCGATGAACGGAAGAGAGGTTTCTTTAGAAGAATACAAGGGGAAAGTTTTATTAATTGTTAACACAGCCGGACAATGTGGATTTACATATCAGTACCAAGATTTACAAAAATTAAATGATCGATACAAAGACAAAGGCTTTGTCATTTTAGGTTTTCCTTGTAACCAATTTGACAACCAAGAACCTGATTCAGATGAAAGAATTCAGTCGAAATGTATGTTAAACTACGGAGTAACCTTCCCTTTATTTAAAAAAATTAATGTGCGGGACGAGAACATTCATCCGTTATTCGACTATCTATCACATTCAAAACCGTTTGAAGGATTTAATCAATTTCATCCGGTATCAAAAATTCTTTTGCCCTTAATCAATGATAAACACCCAGAGTATTTGGTGGATGACTTTTCAATTAAGTGGAACTTTACAAAGTTTTTAATTGATTCAAATGGCAATGTGAATAAACGATTTGAATGTACAACAGATATTATTGACTTAGAACTTGATATTGAAAAACTATTAGAAGCCATTCCAGTGTAA
- a CDS encoding DUF3231 family protein, with protein MSISHHERLTAPEVGNLWTQYMNDSMSICVLTHFIETCQDPEILKILEKARDLSKVHVESIKEFTAKEGFPTFYGFSESDVYQDVPALFTDKFMLVYMYTMALHGMNGYALAIGNTVRVDQRTYFQKCQTETMDLFDTIVNVMLAKGVFNRAPIINPPANIDFVKDESYIGGFFGTKRPVNAVEITGIYYNMVKTVVKVVLELGFSQVTQTKELRQYFERGASLCKKHMGVFEELLSENHLHSAQSLEAEITTSTTSPFSDKLMLFHIVSLVGIAVGYYGTALATCQRRDIIVQYTKLMAEVGLYAEDGLNIMIEKGWLEQTPTAADRESLAKQK; from the coding sequence ATGAGTATTAGTCACCATGAACGTTTAACAGCACCTGAAGTCGGAAATCTATGGACTCAGTATATGAATGATTCAATGAGTATTTGTGTCCTGACACACTTTATCGAGACGTGCCAGGACCCGGAAATTCTTAAGATACTTGAAAAAGCGAGAGACCTTTCAAAGGTGCATGTAGAAAGTATTAAAGAGTTTACAGCAAAAGAAGGATTTCCTACATTTTATGGTTTTTCAGAATCAGATGTTTATCAGGATGTACCCGCATTATTCACCGATAAGTTCATGCTTGTTTATATGTATACAATGGCGCTTCATGGAATGAATGGATATGCTTTGGCCATAGGTAATACAGTAAGAGTAGACCAAAGGACTTATTTTCAAAAATGTCAAACGGAAACTATGGATTTATTTGATACCATTGTAAATGTGATGCTTGCTAAAGGCGTGTTTAATCGAGCACCTATCATAAATCCTCCAGCAAATATTGATTTTGTAAAAGATGAAAGCTATATCGGAGGGTTTTTTGGTACGAAAAGACCTGTCAATGCGGTCGAAATCACTGGTATATACTATAATATGGTGAAGACCGTAGTCAAAGTCGTTTTGGAACTTGGCTTTAGTCAAGTGACACAGACTAAAGAATTGCGTCAATACTTTGAACGTGGAGCATCTTTATGTAAAAAGCATATGGGGGTATTTGAAGAGCTTTTATCAGAAAACCACCTTCATTCTGCGCAATCGTTAGAAGCGGAAATAACCACTTCAACAACTTCTCCATTTTCAGACAAGTTAATGCTTTTCCATATTGTATCGCTTGTTGGAATTGCTGTCGGATATTACGGAACGGCACTGGCAACCTGTCAGCGAAGAGATATCATTGTACAATATACGAAGCTTATGGCAGAGGTAGGTTTATATGCAGAGGATGGTTTGAATATTATGATAGAAAAAGGATGGTTGGAGCAAACTCCAACGGCCGCTGACCGAGAATCGTTAGCGAAACAGAAGTAA
- a CDS encoding LysM peptidoglycan-binding domain-containing protein — protein sequence MRKFLISTLALGMILGTTSLAASASTVTVNPGDTFWGIAQNHDVTVDELVESNSNLDPHALPVGSEVHLNGNGQDENVVTHRIYPGNTLYGIAQVYDGVTVNDLLHLNEGIDPYSLQIGSHVNVVEQTQETTTDSNVVYHTVQPGNTFTNIASVYDYVSADDIAAANPNVDPYELTVGTQIAIPLK from the coding sequence ATGAGAAAGTTTTTAATTTCAACTCTAGCACTTGGCATGATTTTAGGGACAACTAGTTTGGCAGCTAGTGCATCCACAGTAACTGTCAATCCAGGTGACACATTTTGGGGTATTGCCCAAAACCATGATGTTACCGTTGATGAGTTAGTCGAAAGTAATAGCAACTTAGACCCACACGCGTTGCCAGTCGGTTCCGAAGTGCATCTTAATGGAAATGGGCAAGATGAAAATGTGGTGACACACCGGATTTACCCAGGAAACACCTTGTATGGAATTGCACAAGTATATGACGGTGTAACCGTAAATGATTTGTTACATCTGAATGAAGGCATCGACCCTTACTCCCTACAAATTGGTTCGCATGTGAATGTAGTGGAGCAAACACAAGAAACTACTACAGACAGTAACGTCGTCTATCATACAGTTCAACCAGGAAATACGTTTACTAACATTGCAAGTGTCTATGATTATGTGTCTGCCGATGACATTGCAGCAGCTAATCCTAATGTAGACCCTTATGAATTGACAGTTGGTACTCAAATTGCCATTCCGTTAAAATAA